One window from the genome of Saimiri boliviensis isolate mSaiBol1 chromosome 2, mSaiBol1.pri, whole genome shotgun sequence encodes:
- the OR1N1 gene encoding LOW QUALITY PROTEIN: olfactory receptor 1N1 (The sequence of the model RefSeq protein was modified relative to this genomic sequence to represent the inferred CDS: inserted 1 base in 1 codon), which yields MENQSSVSEFFLRGISVSPEQXQSLFGIFLCVYLVTLTGNLLIILAIGSDLHLHTPMCFFLANLSFVDMGLTSSTVSKMLVNVQTRHHTISYTGCLTQMYFFLMFGDLDSFFLAAMAYDRYVAICHPLYYSTVMSPQVCALILVLCWVLTNVVALTHTLLMARLSFCVTGEIAHFFCDITPVLKLSCSDTHINEMMVFVLGGTVLIIPFLCIVTSYIYIVPAILRVRTHGGAGKAFSTCSSHLCIVCVFYGTLFSAYLCPPSIASEDKDIATAAMYTIVTPTLNPFIYSLRNKDMKRALKRLFSQRKIFALR from the exons ATGGAAAACCAGTCCAGCGTTTCTGAATTTTTCCTCCGAGGAATATCAGTGTCTCCAGAGC AACAGTCTCTCTTCGGAATTTTCCTGTGTGTATATCTTGTCACCTTGACTGGGAACCTGCTCATCATCCTGGCCATTGGCTCTGACCTGCACCTCCACACCCCCATGTGCTTTTTCTTGGCCAACCTGTCTTTTGTTGACATGGGTTTAACCTCCTCCACAGTTTCCAAGATGCTGGTGAATGTACAGACGCGGCATCACACCATCTCCTACACGGGTTGCCTCAcgcaaatgtatttctttctgatGTTTGGTGATCTGGACAGCTTCTTCCTGGCTGCCATGGCGTATGACCGCTATGTGGCCATTTGCCACCCCCTCTACTACTCCACAGTCATGAGCCCCCAAGTCTGTGCCCTAATCCTCGTGTTGTGCTGGGTCCTCACCAACGTTGTTGCCTTGACCCACACACTCCTCATGGCTCGACTGTCCTTCTGTGTGACTGGGGAAATTGCTCACTTTTTCTGTGACATCACTCCTGTCCTGAAGCTATCATGTTCTGACACCCACATCAATGAGATGATGGTTTTTGTCTTGGGAGGCACAGTACTCATCATCCCCTTTCTATGCATTGTCACCTCCTACATCTACATTGTGCCTGCTATTCTGAGGGTCCGAACCCATGGTGGGGCGGGCAAGGCCTTTTCCACCTGCAGTTCCCACCTCTGCATTGTTTGTGTGTTCTATGGGACCCTCTTCAGTGCCTACCTGTGTCCTCCCTCTATCGCCTCTGAAGATAAGGACATTGCAACAGCTGCAATGTATACCATAGTGACTCCCACGTTGAACCCTTTTATCTATAGCCTAAGGAATAAGGACATGAAGAGGGCCCTCAAGAGGCTCTTCAGTCAGAGGAAAATTTTTGCTCTTAGATAG